The following are encoded in a window of Magnolia sinica isolate HGM2019 chromosome 11, MsV1, whole genome shotgun sequence genomic DNA:
- the LOC131219283 gene encoding SKP1-like protein 1A, translating to MLNLCQISYWSISISYRKVTLKSSDGKEFVIDEAVALESQTIKDMIEDYCTDNSILLLNVTSKILSKVIEYCKKHVEADASNDHSSDEELKAWDADFIKVDQATLFDLIKAAKYLNIQRLLHLTCRTLADLMKGKTPEEIRRTFNIKNDFTPEEESQWAFE from the coding sequence ATGTTGAACTTATGTCAGATTTCGTACTGGTCCATATCCATATCTTATAGGAAGGTGACCCTGAAGAGCTCGGATGGCAAAGAGTTCGTGATCGATGAGGCGGTGGCCCTCGAATCGCAGACAATCAAGGACATGATCGAGGATTACTGCACGGACAACAGCATCCTCCTCCTCAACGTCACTAGCAAGATCCTCTCCAAGGTCATTGAGTACTGCAAGAAGCACGTTGAGGCGGATGCCAGCAATGACCACTCCAGCGACGAGGAGCTCAAGGCCTGGGATGCGGATTTCATCAAGGTCGATCAGGCGACCCTCTTTGATCTTATCAAGGCAGCGAAATATTTGAACATTCAGAGGTTGCTCCACCTGACTTGCAGGACATTGGCTGACCTGATGAAGGGAAAGACTCCTGAGGAGATCCGCCGGACATTCAACATAAAGAATGATTTCACCCCTGAGGAAGAGAGCCAATGGGCTTTTGAGTAA